From one Lotus japonicus ecotype B-129 chromosome 3, LjGifu_v1.2 genomic stretch:
- the LOC130745550 gene encoding high mobility group B protein 10-like isoform X2: MTTTSDSGTQQQHRHQLQNVGNGNASASLTPTNPYLPPTALYQNLTRDANLFWEKLRSFHKSFDTKFKVPTIGGKPLDLYRLFIEVTSRGGLEKVLDDRKWKEVILAFKFRDTITSASFMVRRYYLSLLYHFEQVYYFRKQVPPSSTPDPGNRSLANSSTPIREGAAVNDIPVQVSPAQTPGSVVPGTIDGNLNAVSPVPTPGSVVPGTIDGKFDGGYIVTVSLGSEQVKGILYHVPDNVSQSSYAEGMPSSRKKSKSALRDPSLPKSNRSGYNFFFAENYARLRPSFQGQEKEISKRIGFLWSNLSEAERQVYQDKALRDKERYQTGMQEYKSNHPAPQ, translated from the exons ATGACAACAACAAGTGACTCAGGAACGCAGCAACAACATCGTCATCAGCTTCAGAATGTTGGAAACGGAAATGCCTCTGCCTCACTCACACCCACCAACCCTTACCTTCCGCCAACCGCTCTCTACCAGAACCTCACTCGTGATGCCAATCTCTTTTGGGAGAAGCTTCGATCTTTTCACAAATCATTCGACACCAAATTCAA GGTTCCTACTATAGGAGGAAAGCCGCTAGATCTATATCGCCTTTTTATAGAAGTAACATCTCGTGGTGGTCTTGAAAAG GTACTTGACGATCGTAAATGGAAGGAAGTGATTCTGGCTTTTAAGTTCCGAGATACCATAACCAGCGCATCATTTATGGTGCGCAGGTACTATTTATCGTTGCTTTATCACTTTGAGCAAGTATATTATTTTCGGAAGCAAGTCCCTCCTTCCTCAACACCTG ACCCTGGCAATAGGAGCCTTGCCAATAGCTCCACACCCATTAGGGAAGGTGCTGCTGTGAATGATATACCTGTTCAGG TTAGTCCAGCACAGACACCTGGTTCTGTGGTGCCTGGAACAATTGATGGGAACCTAAATGCAGTTAGTCCAGTACCAACACCTGGTTCTGTGGTGCCTGGAACAATTGATGGGAAATTTGATGGTGGGTATATAGTTACAGTGAGCCTGGGTTCTGAACAGGTGAAAGGTATCCTGTATCATGTTCCTGACAATGTGTCTCAGAGTTCTTATGCTGAAGGCATGCCTAGTTCGCGAAAGAAATCAAAATCGGCATTACGTGATCCATCTCTACCAAAGTCGAACAGGAGTGGTTACAATTTCTTCTTTGCTGAGAATTATGCCAGGCTAAGGCCCTCATTTCAAGGGCAAGAGAAAGAAATTAGTAAGAGGATTGGGTTTCTGTGGAGCAATCTGTCTGAAGCAGAAAGACAG
- the LOC130745550 gene encoding high mobility group B protein 10-like isoform X1, with the protein MPLPHSHPPTLTFRQPLSTRTSLVMPISFGRSFDLFTNHSTPNSRTQQQQQQQHQHHQLQNVGNGNANPYPPPTALYQDLTRDANLFWENLQSFHKSFGTKFKVPTIGGKPLDLYRLFIEVTSRGGLEKVLDDRKWKEVILAFKFRDTITSASFMVRRYYLSLLYHFEQVYYFRKQVPPSSTPDPGNRSLANSSTPIREGAAVNDIPVQVSPAQTPGSVVPGTIDGNLNAVSPVPTPGSVVPGTIDGKFDGGYIVTVSLGSEQVKGILYHVPDNVSQSSYAEGMPSSRKKSKSALRDPSLPKSNRSGYNFFFAENYARLRPSFQGQEKEISKRIGFLWSNLSEAERQVYQDKALRDKERYQTGMQEYKSNHPAPQ; encoded by the exons ATGCCTCTGCCTCACTCACACCCACCAACCCTTACCTTCCGCCAACCGCTCTCTACCAGAACCTCACTCGTGATGCCAATCTCTTTTGGGAGAAGCTTCGATCTTTTCACAAATCATTCGACACCAAATTCAA GAacgcagcaacaacaacaacaacaacatcaacatcatcagCTTCAGAATGTTGGAAACGGAAATGCCAACCCTTACCCTCCGCCAACCGCTCTCTACCAGGACCTCACTCGTGATGCCAATCTCTTCTGGGAGAACCTTCAATCTTTTCACAAATCATTCGGCACCAAATTTAA GGTTCCTACTATAGGAGGAAAGCCGCTAGATCTATATCGCCTTTTTATAGAAGTAACATCTCGTGGTGGTCTTGAAAAG GTACTTGACGATCGTAAATGGAAGGAAGTGATTCTGGCTTTTAAGTTCCGAGATACCATAACCAGCGCATCATTTATGGTGCGCAGGTACTATTTATCGTTGCTTTATCACTTTGAGCAAGTATATTATTTTCGGAAGCAAGTCCCTCCTTCCTCAACACCTG ACCCTGGCAATAGGAGCCTTGCCAATAGCTCCACACCCATTAGGGAAGGTGCTGCTGTGAATGATATACCTGTTCAGG TTAGTCCAGCACAGACACCTGGTTCTGTGGTGCCTGGAACAATTGATGGGAACCTAAATGCAGTTAGTCCAGTACCAACACCTGGTTCTGTGGTGCCTGGAACAATTGATGGGAAATTTGATGGTGGGTATATAGTTACAGTGAGCCTGGGTTCTGAACAGGTGAAAGGTATCCTGTATCATGTTCCTGACAATGTGTCTCAGAGTTCTTATGCTGAAGGCATGCCTAGTTCGCGAAAGAAATCAAAATCGGCATTACGTGATCCATCTCTACCAAAGTCGAACAGGAGTGGTTACAATTTCTTCTTTGCTGAGAATTATGCCAGGCTAAGGCCCTCATTTCAAGGGCAAGAGAAAGAAATTAGTAAGAGGATTGGGTTTCTGTGGAGCAATCTGTCTGAAGCAGAAAGACAG